Proteins from a genomic interval of Ramlibacter algicola:
- the rpsB gene encoding 30S ribosomal protein S2: MAVSMREMLEAGVHFGHQTRFWNPKMAQYIFGSRNKIHIINLEKTLPAFQEAQKFVKQLAANRGTILMVGTKRQAREIVSGEARRAGVPFVDQRWLGGMLTNFKTVKTSIKRLKDMKAQQEGGLESMSKKEQLMFQREMDKLEKDIGGIQDMNTLPDAIFVIDVGFHKIAVSEAKKLGIPLVGVVDSNHSPEGIDYVIPGNDDSAKAVQLYARGIADAVLEGRAAAVNDTVRAASSAGSDEFVEVQEGAGA, from the coding sequence ATGGCAGTCTCCATGCGCGAAATGCTGGAAGCCGGTGTCCATTTCGGCCACCAGACCCGCTTCTGGAACCCCAAGATGGCGCAGTACATCTTCGGTTCCCGCAACAAGATCCACATCATCAACCTGGAAAAGACGCTGCCCGCGTTCCAGGAAGCCCAGAAGTTCGTCAAGCAGCTGGCCGCCAACCGCGGCACGATCCTGATGGTCGGCACCAAGCGCCAGGCCCGCGAGATCGTGTCGGGCGAAGCCCGCCGCGCCGGCGTGCCCTTCGTCGACCAGCGCTGGCTGGGCGGCATGCTGACCAACTTCAAGACGGTCAAGACCTCCATCAAGCGCCTGAAGGACATGAAGGCGCAGCAGGAAGGCGGCCTCGAGTCCATGAGCAAGAAGGAACAGCTGATGTTCCAGCGCGAGATGGACAAGCTCGAGAAGGACATCGGCGGCATCCAGGACATGAACACGCTGCCCGACGCCATCTTCGTGATCGACGTGGGCTTCCACAAGATCGCGGTGTCCGAAGCCAAGAAGCTGGGCATCCCGCTGGTGGGCGTGGTCGACTCCAACCACTCGCCCGAGGGCATCGACTACGTGATCCCGGGCAATGACGACTCGGCCAAGGCCGTGCAGCTGTACGCGCGCGGCATCGCCGACGCGGTGCTCGAGGGCCGTGCCGCCGCCGTCAACGACACCGTCCGCGCGGCCTCGTCGGCCGGCAGCGACGAGTTCGTCGAAGTCCAGGAAGGCGCCGGCGCCTGA
- a CDS encoding amidase, whose protein sequence is MTDLHATRAQLEQGRTSAAAELDRALGAARSPACAHAFVSLAPDRARAEAGRGAALPLAGLAVSVKDLFDVAGERTAAGSVALDDAPPARQDCPAVARLRAAGAAIVGRTNMSEFAFSGVGTNPHFGTPANPADPATPRIPGGSSSGAAVSVAAGAAFIGLGSDTGGSIRIPAALCGIVGFKNTARLTPLEGALPLSTTLDTVCAMTRSVRDAILAHEVLAARRVQLAGKPLSSARFAVARTQMLDGMDLPVARAFEDALRTLRAAGARIEEIALDAIQDLGTIQSTGGFSAAESYAWHRRLLAERGERYDPRVRFRIERGATMKAWEYLDLHRARTDWIARVGQALDGFDAVLSPTVPLVAPPIADVAPGAERDEAFFRANALLLRNTSVVNMLDGCALSLPCHRAGSLPVGLMLWHGALHDDALLDLGLAVEAALAPARGE, encoded by the coding sequence ATGACAGACCTCCACGCCACACGCGCCCAGCTCGAGCAAGGGCGCACCAGCGCGGCCGCGGAGCTCGACCGCGCACTGGGCGCGGCGCGCTCGCCCGCTTGCGCGCATGCCTTCGTCTCGCTCGCGCCGGACCGCGCCCGCGCCGAGGCCGGCCGTGGGGCCGCCCTCCCCCTCGCCGGGCTCGCCGTGTCCGTCAAGGACTTGTTCGACGTCGCTGGCGAGCGCACCGCCGCGGGCTCCGTCGCGCTGGACGACGCCCCGCCCGCGCGGCAGGACTGCCCGGCGGTGGCGCGCCTGCGCGCGGCCGGCGCCGCGATCGTGGGCCGCACCAACATGAGCGAGTTCGCGTTCTCGGGCGTGGGCACCAACCCGCACTTCGGCACGCCCGCCAACCCGGCCGACCCGGCCACGCCGCGCATCCCCGGCGGCTCGTCGTCGGGCGCGGCGGTTTCCGTTGCTGCCGGCGCGGCCTTCATCGGCCTGGGCTCGGACACCGGCGGCTCCATCCGCATCCCGGCGGCCTTGTGCGGCATCGTCGGCTTCAAGAACACCGCGCGGCTCACGCCGCTCGAAGGCGCGCTGCCGCTGTCCACCACGCTGGACACCGTGTGCGCGATGACGCGTTCCGTGCGCGATGCCATCCTGGCGCACGAAGTGCTCGCCGCGCGCCGGGTGCAGCTCGCCGGCAAGCCGCTGTCGAGCGCGCGTTTCGCCGTCGCACGCACCCAGATGCTCGACGGCATGGATCTCCCGGTCGCGCGTGCGTTCGAGGATGCGTTGCGCACGCTGCGTGCCGCCGGTGCGCGCATCGAGGAGATCGCGCTCGACGCCATCCAGGACCTCGGCACGATCCAGTCCACCGGCGGCTTCTCCGCCGCGGAGAGCTATGCGTGGCACCGCCGGCTGCTCGCCGAGCGCGGCGAGCGCTACGACCCGCGCGTGCGGTTCCGCATCGAGCGCGGCGCCACCATGAAGGCGTGGGAGTACCTGGACCTGCACCGGGCGCGCACCGACTGGATCGCCCGCGTCGGCCAGGCCCTCGACGGCTTCGATGCCGTGTTGTCGCCCACGGTGCCGCTGGTGGCTCCTCCCATCGCGGACGTGGCGCCCGGCGCGGAACGCGACGAAGCCTTCTTCCGCGCCAATGCGCTCCTGCTGCGCAACACCAGCGTCGTGAACATGCTCGACGGCTGCGCGCTGTCGCTGCCCTGCCATCGCGCGGGCAGCCTGCCGGTCGGCCTGATGCTCTGGCACGGCGCGCTGCACGACGACGCGCTGCTCGATCTCGGCCTCGCGGTCGAGGCCGCCCTCGCCCCGGCGCGGGGCGAATGA
- a CDS encoding D-amino acid dehydrogenase — translation MKVAVIGAGIVGVTTAYELAADGHEVTVFERRGAVAEETSFANAGIVAPGYVAPWAAPGMPAKVLRHLLSRHAPVRVSWPLGAAQLRWMWRWWRACNPDTYAANRQRLQRLAFYSLERLHWLTDSLQLDYERSSSYLVLLRSEKDRRMVQPGLQVLRDAGVAFHEIDEATTRAVEPALNPDTKFVGAVHLPDDEAANCRQFALLLKDAARDAGASFEFLASVQPLDRAHPTSLVVATPGQASQRRDFHAVVVCGGVEGAQLLRPLGLQLPLAPVHGYSVTAPIGEPLNAPRSAVMDERYKVAISRLGRRVRVAGSAQIGGDPAHRDRGALDTLYKVLHDWFPGAAQLSNPSTAVQEWKGARPMLPDGPPVLGATGIPGVWVNLGHGSSGWALACGSARVVADLMAGREPLLDIEGLGLERLL, via the coding sequence ATGAAGGTCGCCGTCATCGGCGCCGGCATCGTCGGCGTCACCACCGCGTATGAACTCGCGGCCGACGGCCACGAGGTGACCGTGTTCGAGCGCCGCGGCGCGGTCGCCGAGGAGACCAGCTTCGCCAACGCCGGCATCGTCGCACCCGGCTACGTCGCGCCCTGGGCCGCGCCGGGCATGCCCGCCAAGGTGCTGCGCCACCTGCTCAGCCGCCATGCGCCGGTGCGCGTCAGCTGGCCGCTCGGTGCCGCGCAACTGCGGTGGATGTGGCGCTGGTGGCGCGCGTGCAATCCCGACACCTACGCCGCCAACCGGCAGCGGCTGCAGCGCCTGGCCTTCTACAGCCTCGAGCGCCTGCACTGGCTCACCGACTCCCTGCAGCTCGACTACGAGCGCAGCAGCAGCTACCTGGTCCTGCTGCGGTCCGAGAAGGACCGCCGCATGGTGCAGCCCGGGCTGCAGGTGCTGCGCGACGCCGGCGTCGCCTTCCACGAGATCGACGAGGCCACCACGCGCGCGGTCGAACCCGCCCTGAATCCCGACACGAAATTCGTCGGCGCGGTGCACCTGCCGGACGACGAAGCGGCGAACTGCCGCCAGTTCGCGCTGCTGCTCAAGGACGCGGCACGCGACGCCGGCGCGTCCTTCGAGTTCCTGGCGAGCGTGCAGCCGCTCGATCGCGCGCATCCGACCAGCCTCGTCGTCGCGACACCGGGCCAGGCGTCACAGCGGCGCGACTTCCACGCCGTCGTCGTGTGCGGCGGTGTCGAAGGCGCACAGTTGCTGCGGCCCCTGGGCCTGCAGCTGCCGCTGGCGCCGGTGCACGGCTACTCGGTGACCGCGCCCATCGGCGAGCCGCTCAACGCGCCTCGCAGCGCCGTGATGGACGAGCGCTACAAGGTCGCGATCTCGCGCCTCGGCCGGCGCGTGCGCGTCGCCGGCAGCGCGCAGATCGGCGGCGACCCGGCGCACCGCGATCGCGGTGCGCTCGACACGCTCTACAAGGTCCTGCACGACTGGTTCCCGGGCGCGGCGCAGTTGTCGAACCCATCGACCGCCGTGCAGGAATGGAAAGGCGCGCGGCCGATGCTGCCCGACGGCCCGCCGGTGCTCGGTGCCACCGGCATCCCGGGCGTGTGGGTGAACCTGGGCCACGGCTCCAGCGGCTGGGCGCTCGCTTGCGGCAGCGCGCGCGTGGTCGCCGACCTGATGGCCGGGCGCGAGCCGCTGCTGGACATCGAAGGCCTGGGCCTCGAACGGCTTCTGTAG
- a CDS encoding NAD(P)H-hydrate dehydratase, which produces MRKVTPDRSWPLHDVAALRAIEGAASSSLPPHTLMDRAGLATARLALAIAPHARTVWIACGPGNNGGDGFEAAMHLHRAGKHVVPTLCGARETLPQDAAISLAKCEAAGLAIAEMPPVQWDLCIDALLGIGSNRAPEGALAHTIARINSAEATVLAVDVPSGLGADTGHAALCVRAHHTATFLALKPGLFTAQGRDAAGQVWLDDLGIEASVVPIATLGGPPTRTGRLHASHKGSYGDVAVVGGAPGMPGAAVLAAQAALHAGAGRVYFAPLDADASRLVAGLPELMWRGPRLLPLQDLTIACGCGGGEAIGEVLETVVREARALVLDADALNLLAQRADGRELVLARGERPTVLTPHPLEAARLLGVATTEVQADRLRSARQLAGQFGCTVVLKGSGTVVAAPGRTPCINPTGNARLATGGTGDVLAGLLAARLAQGMPAFDAACAAVHEHGAVADQWPAHESFTAGGLARRLRA; this is translated from the coding sequence CTGCGCAAGGTCACGCCGGATCGTTCCTGGCCGCTGCACGACGTCGCCGCGCTGCGGGCGATCGAAGGCGCGGCCTCGTCCTCCCTGCCGCCGCACACCCTGATGGACCGCGCGGGCCTGGCCACCGCCCGCCTCGCGCTCGCCATCGCGCCGCATGCGCGAACCGTGTGGATTGCCTGCGGCCCGGGCAACAACGGCGGCGACGGCTTCGAAGCCGCCATGCATCTGCATCGGGCCGGCAAGCACGTCGTGCCGACGCTGTGCGGCGCTCGCGAGACGCTGCCACAGGACGCAGCCATCTCGCTGGCGAAATGCGAAGCGGCCGGCCTGGCCATCGCGGAGATGCCGCCAGTCCAATGGGACCTCTGCATCGACGCGCTGCTGGGCATCGGCTCGAATCGCGCGCCCGAAGGCGCGCTGGCGCACACGATCGCCCGGATCAACAGCGCGGAGGCCACCGTGCTCGCGGTCGACGTGCCCAGCGGGCTGGGCGCGGACACGGGGCATGCGGCGCTGTGCGTGCGCGCGCACCACACAGCGACCTTCCTCGCCCTCAAGCCCGGCCTGTTCACGGCGCAGGGCCGCGACGCGGCGGGCCAGGTCTGGCTCGACGACCTCGGCATCGAGGCGTCCGTCGTGCCGATCGCGACGCTCGGGGGCCCGCCGACGCGCACCGGCCGGCTGCACGCCAGCCACAAGGGCAGCTACGGCGACGTCGCCGTCGTCGGTGGCGCGCCGGGCATGCCCGGAGCTGCCGTGCTCGCGGCTCAAGCGGCGCTGCACGCTGGCGCAGGTCGCGTGTACTTCGCCCCGCTCGACGCCGACGCGAGCCGGTTGGTCGCTGGCTTGCCGGAGTTGATGTGGCGCGGCCCGCGCCTCCTGCCCCTGCAGGACCTCACCATCGCCTGCGGGTGCGGCGGCGGCGAAGCGATCGGCGAGGTGCTCGAGACCGTGGTGCGCGAGGCGCGGGCCCTGGTGCTCGACGCCGATGCGCTCAACCTGCTGGCGCAGCGCGCCGATGGCCGCGAACTCGTGCTCGCCCGCGGCGAGCGGCCGACCGTGCTCACGCCGCATCCGCTCGAAGCGGCGCGGCTGCTGGGCGTTGCGACAACTGAAGTGCAGGCCGATCGCCTGCGCAGCGCGCGGCAACTCGCGGGCCAGTTCGGCTGCACCGTGGTGCTGAAGGGATCCGGCACCGTCGTCGCCGCGCCCGGCCGCACGCCCTGCATCAACCCGACCGGGAACGCACGCCTGGCGACGGGCGGGACGGGCGACGTGCTTGCGGGCCTGCTCGCGGCGCGCCTGGCGCAAGGGATGCCGGCGTTCGACGCCGCTTGCGCCGCGGTGCACGAACACGGCGCGGTGGCGGACCAGTGGCCCGCGCACGAGTCGTTCACCGCCGGTGGTCTGGCGCGCCGCTTGCGCGCCTGA
- a CDS encoding DUF899 family protein, whose protein sequence is MSMLRPAAELAAEVSRPFPGDSPEYRAARTRLLEEEIELRRHLERVAEMRRQLPPGGKPADHRFIDEQGREVGIADLFGQHDTLITYFWMYGPQRQRPCPMCTNFLATLDGPAVDLTQRVALAILGRSPVSRQLAFARERGWRNLRFHQAGDDFARAYRGLEDDGSESGVLDVWVRRDGEVRHFYAPELAGTQDPGQDPRGAPDDILWTMLDMTPGGRGTDWYPKLSY, encoded by the coding sequence ATGAGCATGCTGCGTCCCGCCGCCGAACTCGCCGCCGAGGTGAGCCGGCCCTTTCCCGGCGACAGCCCCGAGTACCGTGCGGCCCGCACGCGGCTGCTCGAGGAAGAGATCGAGTTGCGCCGTCACCTCGAGCGCGTCGCCGAGATGCGCCGGCAGCTGCCCCCGGGTGGCAAGCCGGCGGACCATCGCTTCATCGATGAACAGGGGCGCGAGGTCGGCATCGCCGACCTGTTCGGCCAGCACGACACGCTGATCACCTACTTCTGGATGTACGGCCCCCAGCGGCAGCGGCCGTGTCCCATGTGCACGAACTTCCTGGCGACGCTCGACGGCCCGGCGGTGGACCTGACGCAGCGCGTGGCGCTTGCGATCCTCGGCCGCTCGCCCGTGTCGCGGCAGCTGGCGTTCGCGCGCGAGCGCGGCTGGCGCAACTTGCGCTTCCACCAGGCCGGTGACGACTTCGCCCGTGCCTACCGTGGCCTCGAGGACGACGGGTCCGAATCGGGTGTGCTGGACGTCTGGGTGCGCCGCGATGGCGAGGTCCGTCATTTCTACGCGCCGGAACTCGCGGGGACCCAGGACCCGGGGCAGGACCCGCGCGGTGCGCCGGACGACATCCTGTGGACCATGCTGGACATGACGCCCGGCGGGCGCGGGACCGACTGGTACCCGAAGCTCTCGTACTGA
- a CDS encoding SDR family oxidoreductase, whose protein sequence is MDRKNGSRIAIVTGAGSGVGKAAALALARDGWRVALAGRRQDALDAVAKEGAGQCLAVPTDVTDPASVTALFDRTVAEWGRVDLLFNNAGIGAPAVPIDELPLEKWKAVVDTNLNGMFYAIREAFRVMKAQSPQGGRIINNGSISAYAPRPMSIAYTATKHAVSGLTKTASLDGRKHDIAVGQIDIGNALTELAARMGSGVPQANGEIAVEPLMDVDVVGQSVLYMANLPLEANVLFHTVMATKMPFVGRG, encoded by the coding sequence ATGGACAGGAAGAACGGGTCGCGGATCGCGATCGTCACGGGCGCCGGCAGCGGCGTGGGCAAGGCGGCAGCGCTGGCGCTCGCGCGTGACGGCTGGCGCGTCGCGCTGGCGGGGCGCCGCCAGGACGCCCTGGACGCCGTCGCGAAGGAAGGTGCCGGCCAATGCCTGGCCGTGCCGACCGACGTCACGGACCCGGCTTCCGTCACGGCGCTGTTCGACCGCACCGTGGCCGAGTGGGGCCGCGTCGACCTGCTGTTCAACAACGCCGGCATCGGCGCGCCGGCCGTGCCGATCGACGAACTGCCGCTGGAGAAGTGGAAGGCCGTCGTCGACACCAACCTCAACGGCATGTTCTACGCCATCCGCGAGGCGTTCCGCGTGATGAAGGCGCAGTCGCCGCAAGGCGGCCGCATCATCAACAACGGCTCGATTTCCGCGTATGCGCCGCGGCCGATGTCGATCGCGTATACGGCCACCAAGCACGCGGTGTCCGGCCTGACCAAGACCGCGTCGCTCGACGGCCGCAAGCACGACATCGCCGTCGGCCAGATCGACATCGGCAACGCGCTGACCGAGCTCGCCGCCCGGATGGGCAGCGGCGTGCCGCAGGCCAACGGCGAGATCGCCGTCGAGCCGCTGATGGACGTCGACGTCGTCGGGCAGTCCGTGCTGTACATGGCCAACCTGCCGCTGGAAGCCAACGTGCTGTTCCACACGGTGATGGCCACCAAGATGCCCTTCGTCGGGCGGGGCTGA
- the rnr gene encoding ribonuclease R, producing the protein MLDEIEGVIQGHRDGHGYVVRDDGETDVYLPANEMRAVLHRDRVRARIVRHDRKGRPEGRVVEIVERPAQPIIGRLLHESNVWLVAPEDKRYGQDVLIPKGATGTAKPGQVVVVELTEPPSLYGQPVGRVKEVLGEIDDPGMEIEIAVRKYGVPHEFSEPCIAMARTLPDKVRPQDRKHRVDLTDVPLVTIDGEDARDFDDAVYCEPAKVGRGKGWRLLVAIADVSHYVETGSPIDIDAYDRATSVYFPRRVIPMLPEKLSNGLCSLNPEVDRLCMVCDMLVTATGEIHAYQFYPAVMWSHARFTYTEVAAILANTRGPEAQRRKDLVPDLINLHDVYRALLKARNARGAVDFETTETQIVCDENGRIEKIVPRTRNDAHRLIEESMLAANVCSADFIQQGKHPGLYRVHEGPTPEKKDILRSYLKAMGVGMSITDEPAPAEFQKIAEAVKERPDAQQIHTMLLRSMQQAIYTPINSGHFGLAYDAYTHFTSPIRRYPDLLVHRVIKAILTKQHYTLPVLPTPGEQHEKLARRLASRVAPPGQKPKKPVATSREMQAWEAAGLHCSANERRADEASRDVEAWLKCKYMREHLGEEYGGVVSAATSFGIFVTLDQLYVEGLVHITELGGEYFKFDEARQELRGERTGIRYAIGTRVRVQVSRVDLDGRRIDFRLVREGEELELRAMKDKGVGEGGKDKRGRKAAAPRAEHSPIGSLRSAVKKAAANKGKGRRKGRP; encoded by the coding sequence TTGCTCGATGAAATCGAGGGCGTGATCCAGGGACACCGCGATGGCCACGGCTACGTGGTCCGCGACGACGGCGAGACCGACGTCTACCTCCCCGCCAACGAGATGCGAGCCGTGCTGCATCGCGACCGCGTGCGGGCCCGCATCGTGCGCCACGACCGCAAGGGCCGGCCGGAAGGCCGCGTAGTCGAGATCGTGGAGCGCCCCGCCCAGCCGATCATCGGCCGGCTGCTGCACGAGAGCAACGTGTGGCTCGTGGCGCCCGAGGACAAGCGGTACGGCCAGGACGTGCTCATTCCCAAAGGCGCGACCGGCACTGCCAAGCCGGGGCAGGTCGTGGTGGTCGAACTCACCGAACCGCCCAGCCTGTACGGCCAGCCGGTCGGGCGGGTGAAGGAAGTCCTGGGCGAGATCGACGACCCGGGCATGGAGATCGAGATCGCCGTGCGCAAGTACGGCGTGCCACACGAGTTCTCCGAGCCCTGCATCGCGATGGCCAGGACGCTGCCGGACAAGGTGCGCCCGCAGGACCGCAAGCATCGCGTCGACCTCACCGACGTGCCGCTGGTCACCATCGACGGCGAGGACGCGCGCGACTTCGACGACGCCGTGTATTGCGAGCCGGCCAAGGTCGGTCGCGGCAAGGGCTGGCGCCTTCTGGTCGCCATCGCCGACGTCAGCCATTACGTCGAGACGGGCAGCCCGATCGACATCGACGCCTACGACCGCGCCACCAGCGTCTACTTCCCGCGCCGGGTGATCCCGATGCTGCCGGAGAAGCTGTCCAACGGCCTGTGCTCGCTGAACCCGGAAGTCGACCGCCTGTGCATGGTGTGCGACATGCTGGTCACCGCGACCGGCGAGATCCACGCGTACCAGTTCTACCCGGCCGTCATGTGGAGCCACGCGCGCTTCACGTACACCGAGGTGGCGGCCATCCTGGCCAACACGCGCGGACCCGAGGCGCAGCGCCGCAAGGACCTGGTGCCGGACCTGATCAACCTGCACGACGTCTACCGTGCGTTGCTCAAGGCCCGCAACGCCCGCGGCGCGGTGGACTTCGAGACCACCGAGACGCAGATCGTGTGCGACGAGAACGGGCGCATCGAGAAGATCGTGCCGCGCACCCGCAACGACGCGCACCGCCTGATCGAGGAATCGATGCTGGCCGCCAACGTGTGCTCGGCCGACTTCATCCAGCAGGGCAAGCACCCCGGCCTGTACCGCGTGCACGAGGGCCCCACGCCGGAGAAGAAGGACATCCTGCGCAGCTACCTGAAGGCGATGGGCGTCGGCATGTCCATCACTGACGAGCCCGCCCCGGCGGAGTTCCAGAAGATCGCCGAGGCGGTGAAGGAACGGCCGGACGCGCAGCAGATCCACACGATGTTGCTGCGCTCGATGCAGCAGGCGATCTACACGCCGATCAACAGCGGCCACTTCGGCCTGGCCTACGACGCCTACACGCACTTCACGAGCCCGATCCGGCGCTACCCGGACCTGCTGGTGCACCGCGTGATCAAGGCGATCCTCACCAAGCAGCACTACACGCTGCCGGTGCTGCCCACGCCCGGCGAGCAGCACGAGAAGCTCGCCCGCCGCCTGGCCAGCCGGGTCGCCCCGCCGGGACAGAAGCCCAAGAAGCCGGTCGCCACCAGCCGCGAGATGCAGGCCTGGGAAGCCGCCGGCCTGCACTGCAGCGCGAACGAGCGGCGCGCCGACGAGGCCAGCCGCGACGTCGAGGCCTGGCTCAAGTGCAAGTACATGCGCGAGCACCTCGGCGAGGAGTACGGCGGCGTCGTCAGCGCGGCGACCAGCTTCGGCATCTTCGTCACGCTCGACCAGCTGTACGTCGAAGGCCTGGTGCACATCACCGAGCTGGGCGGCGAGTACTTCAAGTTCGACGAGGCGCGCCAGGAACTGCGCGGCGAGCGCACCGGCATCCGCTACGCCATCGGCACGCGCGTGCGCGTGCAGGTCAGCCGCGTGGACCTGGACGGCCGCCGCATCGACTTCCGCCTCGTGCGCGAGGGCGAGGAGCTCGAGCTGCGCGCGATGAAGGACAAGGGCGTCGGCGAGGGCGGCAAGGACAAGCGCGGGCGCAAGGCCGCGGCCCCGCGCGCCGAGCACAGCCCGATCGGATCGTTGCGCTCCGCCGTGAAGAAAGCGGCGGCGAACAAGGGCAAGGGCAGGCGCAAGGGCCGCCCCTGA
- the rimO gene encoding 30S ribosomal protein S12 methylthiotransferase RimO, translating into MSENTAAAAAPKVGFVSLGCPKALTDSELILTQLSAEGYATSKTFQGADLVIVNTCGFIDDAVKESLDTIGEALAENGKVIVTGCLGARAGETTDNMVREVHPSVLAVTGPHATQEVMDAVHAHLPKPHDPFVDLVPAAGIKLTPRHYAYLKISEGCNHRCTFCIIPSMRGDLVSRPVGDVLKEARALFESGVKELLVVSQDTSAYGVDVKYRTGFFDGRPVKTRMLDLVRALGELAQPHGAWVRLHYVYPYPHVDEVLPLMAEGLVLPYLDVPFQHSHPDVLRRMKRPASGERNLERLHAWREACPELIVRSTFIAGFPGETEEEFQHLLDFVREAQIDRAGCFAYSPVEGAAANELPGMLPTEVREERRARFMEVAEQVSAQRLRRRVGATMQVLVDSAPGLGRKGGVGRSYADAPEIDGTVRLLPPEKLSKQLKVGEFTKARIVATEGHDLVGMPV; encoded by the coding sequence ATGAGCGAGAACACGGCCGCCGCGGCGGCACCGAAGGTCGGCTTCGTTAGCCTGGGCTGCCCGAAGGCGCTGACCGATTCCGAATTGATCCTCACGCAGCTGTCCGCGGAGGGCTACGCCACGTCCAAGACCTTCCAGGGCGCGGACCTGGTGATCGTCAACACCTGCGGCTTCATCGACGATGCGGTCAAGGAAAGCCTGGACACCATCGGCGAGGCGCTGGCCGAGAACGGCAAGGTGATCGTCACCGGCTGCCTGGGCGCGCGCGCGGGCGAAACCACCGACAACATGGTGCGCGAGGTGCACCCGTCGGTGCTGGCCGTCACCGGCCCGCACGCGACGCAGGAAGTGATGGACGCGGTGCATGCGCACCTGCCCAAGCCGCACGACCCGTTCGTGGACCTGGTGCCGGCCGCCGGCATCAAGCTCACGCCCAGGCACTACGCGTACCTGAAGATCAGCGAGGGCTGCAACCACCGCTGCACCTTCTGCATCATCCCGTCGATGCGCGGCGACCTCGTGAGCCGGCCGGTGGGCGACGTGCTGAAGGAAGCGCGCGCCCTGTTCGAATCGGGCGTGAAGGAACTGCTGGTCGTGAGCCAGGACACGTCGGCCTACGGCGTCGACGTGAAGTACCGCACCGGCTTCTTCGACGGCCGGCCGGTGAAGACGCGCATGCTGGACCTGGTGCGCGCGCTGGGCGAACTGGCGCAGCCGCACGGCGCGTGGGTGCGCCTGCACTACGTCTATCCGTACCCGCACGTCGACGAGGTGCTGCCGCTGATGGCCGAAGGCCTGGTGCTGCCGTACCTGGACGTGCCGTTCCAGCACAGCCACCCCGACGTGCTGCGCCGGATGAAGCGGCCCGCGAGCGGCGAGCGCAACCTCGAACGCCTGCATGCGTGGCGCGAGGCCTGCCCGGAACTGATCGTGCGCAGCACCTTCATCGCGGGCTTCCCCGGCGAGACCGAGGAGGAGTTCCAGCACCTGCTGGACTTCGTGCGCGAGGCGCAGATCGATCGCGCGGGCTGCTTCGCTTACAGCCCGGTCGAAGGCGCGGCCGCCAACGAGTTGCCGGGGATGCTGCCGACCGAAGTGCGCGAGGAACGCCGCGCGCGCTTCATGGAAGTGGCCGAGCAGGTGTCGGCGCAGCGGCTGCGGCGCCGTGTCGGCGCGACCATGCAGGTGCTGGTGGATTCGGCGCCGGGCCTCGGCCGCAAGGGCGGGGTGGGGCGCAGCTACGCGGACGCGCCGGAGATCGACGGCACCGTGCGCCTGCTGCCGCCGGAAAAACTCAGCAAGCAGCTGAAGGTCGGCGAGTTCACCAAGGCCCGCATCGTCGCCACCGAAGGCCACGACCTGGTCGGGATGCCGGTCTGA
- the phaR gene encoding polyhydroxyalkanoate synthesis repressor PhaR, which produces MQSKKASAASQQPPAQRVIKKYPNRRLYDTDTSSYITLAEVKQLVLDTESFVVRDAKTNQDLTRSILLQIILEEEAGGAPMFTEAALANIIRFYGHAAQAFMGSYIEKNVQAFTEIQAKLAEQSKTLTPEMWAQFMNMQNPMMQTFMGSYVEQSKTMFDKMQEQMQAAFGIKR; this is translated from the coding sequence GTGCAAAGCAAGAAGGCCAGTGCCGCGTCGCAGCAGCCACCGGCGCAGCGGGTGATCAAGAAGTACCCGAACCGGCGGCTCTACGACACCGACACGTCCAGCTACATCACGCTGGCCGAGGTGAAGCAGCTGGTGCTGGACACCGAATCCTTCGTGGTTCGCGACGCCAAGACCAACCAGGACCTCACGCGCAGCATCCTGCTGCAGATCATCCTGGAGGAAGAGGCGGGCGGCGCGCCGATGTTCACCGAGGCCGCGCTGGCCAACATCATCCGGTTCTACGGGCATGCGGCGCAGGCCTTCATGGGCAGTTACATCGAGAAGAACGTGCAGGCGTTCACCGAGATCCAGGCCAAGCTGGCCGAGCAGTCCAAGACGCTGACGCCCGAGATGTGGGCGCAGTTCATGAACATGCAGAACCCCATGATGCAGACCTTCATGGGCAGCTACGTCGAGCAGTCCAAGACCATGTTCGACAAGATGCAGGAACAGATGCAGGCCGCCTTCGGCATCAAGCGCTGA